One Candidatus Methylomirabilota bacterium genomic window, AACTCGCTCTCGCCGAAGTCCATCACGGTCGCGTCCATGACCTTGAGGGTGACACTGATGAGCCCCAGCTCGATGATCTTGTCCTGGGCCTTTTCCAGCATTTCTTCCGAGAGATCGATGCCCGTGATGTGGCAGTGGGTCGGGTACAGGGGCAGGTTGAGCCCGGTCCCGATGCCGACCTCCAAGACGTGGTCGTTTCTCTTGATGTCCAACAAGCGCATGGCCTGCTCGCGGCCGGGGTGGAAGATCCAGTCGAAGACGAAATCGTAGGCGGGGGCATAGAACTTATAGGCTCGCTTGACCTGCCGCTTTTCGAGCGCCCTATCCACCCTGAGCCTCCTTGGGACGGGGCTAAAAAAGTGCCCCCGTGTGCGCAACTTCTGCACTTCTAACACA contains:
- a CDS encoding class I SAM-dependent methyltransferase produces the protein MDRALEKRQVKRAYKFYAPAYDFVFDWIFHPGREQAMRLLDIKRNDHVLEVGIGTGLNLPLYPTHCHITGIDLSEEMLEKAQDKIIELGLISVTLKVMDATVMDFGESEFDSAVATYTISAVPDPVGVLREMRRVVKPGGNIVLLNHFRSERRVVGRLEDFVSPVCTRLGWKSNLPFEPLLEQVGLIPDISTKVNLFNGWRLIKCVNRK